TTTCTGGCATAGAAACGCTGAAGTATTCCCTGCTAAACAAGAATATCTTGCTATGGTAAAAAATAAGACCGGAACTCTAGCAAGCCTTGCAGCAAAACTTGGTTGTATTGCAGGCGGACTTACAGCAGAAGAGGCAGAACGCTTCGGGGCAATTGCTGCAGATATTGGTATTGGCTTTCAGATTATTGATGATGTAATCAACCTTACAACAGGAAATCCTGGAAAGAAACGTGGAGATGACATCGTTGAAGGCAAAAAAAGCCTTCCAGTGCTTATTCACACCACAGAACATCCGGAAGATAAACAGAAAATCGCAGATTATATGAAAGAAGCTGCAGCCAAGGGAATTGAAGCACCTGCTGTAGAGCAATGTATATCACTGTTAGAGACCAGCGGCTGCATCAAAAAAGCTGCTGAACAGGGCCGTATCCTTATCGAAGAAGGCTGTGCCCGCTTTAACTCTGACCAGATAAAAGAGCTTTTCACTTCTATGATACCGGAGAATTTCAGATGTTAGAAAGATCAGATACACTCAACAATCAGGCTATTCTCCTTGCTTCAGACGGCGCATACAACGAAGCTATTGCCTGCTTTAAGCGTGCAATCGTAATCGATAAGGAAAACTATCTTCTCTGGTTTAATCTTGGAGTTACCTATAGAGATGCAGGAAATCTGGAAGACGCAGAAAATGCCCTTGAAACAGCATACCGTATCGCACCAGAAAAAGAAGATGTAGCAGAAACCTATGCAACCATCTGTCTGATGCAGAAAAAACATGCTAAAGTTCAGTGTATCTGCATGGATTCGCTTGATTTGAATCCATTGAATCCTCATTTATGGAATCTGCTTGGAGTAACCGAGTTCCAGAGCGAAAACTACGAAGAAGCTTCAAGTTATTTCGAACAGGCAGTTTCAATCAATCCTTATTATCTGGATGCTCTTTATAACCTTCGCGACACTTATTCTGTCTTGCATAATCACAAAGGAGAATCTGCCTGCGAAGCCAGAATTAAGGAGCTGGACAAATGACAGACGAAAACATCACAATCGTAGAAAAAAACATTCACCGTACAAATCTTCGTCGTCTGATAGATACACTTTATCTTTTTGTACCGATTGCATTAGCCTTTGCAGGCTGTTTTCTCGCTGCCCCACTCTGGACACTTATAACAAAAAAAGAAGCGGTACCTGAGTGGTTCCGCTTTGTCTGTGCAACAGTTCTTTTTGTAATTGCCGTTACCTTTGTCTTCATCAAGACCAGAAAAATAAACCCGATCATGAAGATCGGGATTTTCAGCAAAAATAGTAATCAATAAGTGGTTCTAAGCCAGCAGATGTTCTTTTGCCAGTTTGCTGATTTCGCCAGCCATATCTGCAAGCGCAACCTGCTTCTGAACACCACCCATTTCAAAGGCAACCTTCGGCATACCGTAAACTATACTTGAATCTTTATTCTGTCCAATTGTCCAGGCACCTTTTTTACGCATTTCTGTAATCTGAGCCGCACCATCTCGTCCCATACCAGTCATAATTACGCCAAGAGCCTTGTTCTTAAAGATATTTGCAACAGACTCAAAAAGTACATCACATGAAGGTCTATGACCGTTTCTAGGCTCATCCTGAGAAAGCTTAATAAAGTTTCCAAGAGGCTTATGTTCAACAAACATATGATAACTTCCCGGCGCAATATAAACATGACCGCCGAGAATAGGTTCTCCGTCCTTAGCTTCAGATACAGGAAGCGGACAAATATTATTAAGACTGTTAGCAAATTCTGCAGTAAAGCCAGCCGGCATATGCTGTACAACAAGAACAGGCTGTTTAAGATTTGGATCAATATCCTTAAATACATCGCGAAGTGCATTTGGACCACCGGTGGAGATTCCAATTGCAATCAACTCAATCTTTCCGCCTTCGCGTTCAGGAGTAATAACAACAGGCTCTTTAACCTTTGGCTGGAACCAGGTAGAAGGAACAACATCGGCTTTTG
The Treponema bryantii DNA segment above includes these coding regions:
- a CDS encoding protein-glutamate methylesterase/protein-glutamine glutaminase; protein product: MDDISVMICDDSALMRNLIGRIVDETTGLSVCGKAENGQDLIEKLKTSKPDVILLDIEMPVMTGLQFLKKRKELHLDVPVIILSSVATEGAAVTIECLELGASDFITKPGASVTLKIGDVTSEIVEYIASYGGAYAAMHGKSIPDPEFFHHQIKLKEAERFVIKKKGEEAAKAASITKADVVPSTWFQPKVKEPVVITPEREGGKIELIAIGISTGGPNALRDVFKDIDPNLKQPVLVVQHMPAGFTAEFANSLNNICPLPVSEAKDGEPILGGHVYIAPGSYHMFVEHKPLGNFIKLSQDEPRNGHRPSCDVLFESVANIFKNKALGVIMTGMGRDGAAQITEMRKKGAWTIGQNKDSSIVYGMPKVAFEMGGVQKQVALADMAGEISKLAKEHLLA
- a CDS encoding tetratricopeptide repeat protein — translated: MLERSDTLNNQAILLASDGAYNEAIACFKRAIVIDKENYLLWFNLGVTYRDAGNLEDAENALETAYRIAPEKEDVAETYATICLMQKKHAKVQCICMDSLDLNPLNPHLWNLLGVTEFQSENYEEASSYFEQAVSINPYYLDALYNLRDTYSVLHNHKGESACEARIKELDK